Proteins from a genomic interval of Sphingobacterium sp. SYP-B4668:
- a CDS encoding CheR family methyltransferase codes for MIGANIIKSEDIELLLTDVAERYGYDFTQYSRASLKRRLNRICLIDKFTSFAELRYTVLNHPEYLQRFVEEITVNVTEMFRDPTFYKALREEVFPKLGTYPFIRIWLAGASTGEEAYSIAILLKEANLYHKSLVYVTDINPGVLEQASSGIYPISQMQLYSESYRLSGGVEDFSKYYTANYDSVRFHSDLKEKMIFSTHNLVSDTSFNEFQLILCRNVLIYFDKELQNSVFNLFDDSLETLGYLALGSKETLRFSNLEKRYKQIGLEKIWRKNR; via the coding sequence ATGATAGGAGCCAATATTATCAAAAGTGAAGATATCGAGCTTCTTTTGACAGATGTTGCGGAGCGTTATGGTTATGACTTTACGCAATATAGCAGAGCATCCTTGAAGCGCCGACTCAATCGAATCTGTCTGATTGACAAGTTTACGAGTTTCGCAGAGTTGCGGTACACGGTCTTGAATCATCCCGAATATCTACAAAGATTTGTGGAAGAGATTACGGTCAATGTGACGGAGATGTTCCGTGACCCGACCTTTTATAAGGCCTTGCGTGAAGAGGTATTCCCCAAGCTTGGTACTTATCCCTTTATTCGGATTTGGCTGGCCGGTGCTTCCACCGGAGAGGAAGCTTACTCCATTGCTATATTGCTGAAAGAGGCAAATCTCTATCATAAATCCTTAGTCTATGTAACGGATATCAACCCGGGCGTGCTGGAGCAAGCCAGTAGCGGTATTTATCCCATTAGTCAAATGCAATTGTACTCCGAAAGCTATCGATTGTCCGGTGGTGTAGAAGACTTCTCCAAATACTATACGGCCAATTACGATTCGGTTAGATTTCATTCCGATTTGAAAGAAAAGATGATCTTTTCTACTCACAATTTAGTTTCAGATACTTCTTTCAATGAATTCCAGTTGATCCTATGTCGCAATGTTTTGATTTACTTCGACAAAGAATTACAGAACAGTGTCTTCAATCTATTTGACGACAGTCTGGAGACCTTAGGCTACTTGGCTCTAGGGTCCAAAGAAACACTCCGATTCTCCAATTTGGAAAAGAGATATAAGCAAATCGGTCTTGAAAAGATTTGGCGGAAGAATCGTTAG
- a CDS encoding response regulator — MNNKTVLLFDDDVNILEVCTIILEECGYTVAISETSHDIIEKVTAIRPDIILMDNWIPDIGGIKATQLLKQHPDFKHIPVIYVSANSDIHVLAQQAGADTYLEKPFNLDDLEGIVNQVLNNTGSNA, encoded by the coding sequence ATGAACAACAAAACCGTATTGCTCTTTGATGATGATGTCAATATTTTAGAAGTCTGTACCATTATTTTGGAAGAATGTGGATATACAGTTGCCATTTCGGAGACCTCCCATGATATTATTGAAAAAGTAACGGCCATTCGCCCGGATATTATTTTGATGGACAATTGGATTCCCGATATCGGAGGAATCAAAGCGACACAGTTGCTTAAACAGCATCCGGATTTCAAGCATATTCCCGTGATCTATGTATCCGCCAACAGTGATATCCATGTCCTTGCCCAACAGGCTGGGGCTGATACCTATTTGGAGAAGCCCTTTAATCTCGATGATTTGGAAGGTATCGTCAATCAGGTCTTGAACAATACCGGAAGCAACGCTTGA
- a CDS encoding YciE/YciF ferroxidase family protein: protein MAARNTNGNMPNAHLHELFVDELKDILGAERQLLKGLKKLATTAQNQKLQQAFETHYEQTEGHIDRLKSVFSTLGMTPRGKKCKAMEGLLKEAEEIADEFEDSPEVLDAALIAAAQKVEHYEIASYGCLVTYARLMEHTEAEELLATTLAEEKDTDVLLTTIAMKEANTGQVA, encoded by the coding sequence ATGGCAGCAAGAAACACCAACGGCAACATGCCCAATGCGCATCTCCACGAATTATTTGTAGACGAATTGAAAGATATTCTCGGAGCAGAAAGGCAACTTTTAAAAGGCCTGAAGAAGTTGGCCACCACCGCGCAAAATCAGAAATTACAACAGGCATTCGAGACGCATTATGAGCAGACCGAGGGACATATCGACCGATTGAAATCCGTATTCTCTACACTGGGGATGACGCCCAGAGGTAAAAAATGTAAGGCAATGGAAGGGCTTCTAAAGGAAGCGGAAGAAATTGCTGATGAATTTGAGGATAGCCCAGAAGTGCTAGACGCAGCCTTGATTGCTGCAGCGCAAAAGGTAGAGCATTATGAGATAGCGAGTTACGGATGTTTAGTGACTTATGCTAGGCTTATGGAGCATACAGAGGCTGAGGAACTCTTGGCTACCACACTTGCCGAAGAAAAAGACACGGATGTGTTGCTCACGACCATCGCGATGAAAGAGGCCAATACGGGCCAAGTGGCTTAA
- a CDS encoding diacylglycerol/lipid kinase family protein, with translation MRQALLLHNPGAGDEDHLKADLVQAIEKEEYSCVYCSVKKDDSWKQQLDQADFAVIAGGDGTVRRVVKELVLRNALAKKIPLAILPMGTANNLSRALGIDSTLKYSKHIKKWKKSEIQRFDVGVIKNADATDFFLEGAGYGLFPNLMQRMDELDKKEVENAEDELVLALELLHDIVLHAQAEKYIIKADGGVHEGKCLLLEVMNIPSIGPNLVLSPEATMDDGLFNVVLIEENQREEFATYIQLLIKGRDVSFTWKTFKAKALTIECDGPYMHVDDELVLPLKNPVLMEVREDVLQFMINRLS, from the coding sequence ATGAGACAAGCACTTTTATTGCACAATCCGGGGGCCGGAGACGAAGACCATCTGAAGGCCGACTTGGTCCAGGCCATAGAGAAAGAAGAATACAGTTGTGTCTATTGTTCGGTCAAAAAGGATGATAGTTGGAAACAACAATTAGATCAAGCCGATTTTGCGGTAATAGCGGGTGGCGATGGGACCGTCAGAAGGGTGGTCAAAGAATTGGTACTCCGCAACGCACTAGCGAAAAAAATCCCTTTGGCAATATTGCCCATGGGAACAGCCAATAATTTATCTCGTGCACTGGGAATTGACAGTACACTCAAGTATAGCAAGCATATCAAAAAATGGAAAAAAAGTGAAATCCAACGATTTGATGTGGGTGTGATTAAAAATGCAGACGCGACCGACTTTTTTTTAGAAGGTGCTGGCTATGGGCTATTCCCCAATTTGATGCAACGGATGGATGAACTTGATAAAAAGGAGGTCGAGAACGCCGAGGACGAACTAGTCCTTGCATTAGAACTGCTCCACGATATTGTACTACATGCGCAGGCCGAAAAGTACATCATTAAAGCTGATGGTGGTGTGCATGAAGGGAAATGCCTTTTACTGGAAGTGATGAATATTCCATCGATAGGCCCCAACCTAGTTTTATCTCCAGAAGCAACAATGGATGATGGCCTTTTTAATGTGGTCCTTATTGAGGAAAATCAGCGTGAGGAGTTTGCAACCTATATCCAACTGTTGATAAAAGGCCGAGATGTATCATTTACCTGGAAGACTTTTAAAGCTAAAGCACTCACCATTGAATGTGATGGTCCGTATATGCATGTAGATGATGAATTGGTGCTTCCGCTCAAAAATCCCGTATTGATGGAGGTGCGAGAAGATGTGCTTCAATTTATGATTAACAGATTATCTTAA
- the surE gene encoding 5'/3'-nucleotidase SurE, with protein sequence MRILITNDDGIYSPGIAALAKVAKKFGQVKVVAPDVEQSSMGHAVTHSRPLSYKKSPIEFQDIEAYRVNGTPADCVAMGTHLWSDVDVVLSGINMGPNLGNSMWHSGTLAAAKQAVLFGIKGIALSTPVGKTEPDFEALESYVEQVLELLLPNIELALYNVNFPPHPTDIVWTRQSVRLYDGTIIPGTDPMGRKHYWFTVSPLEAADEGTDRWAVENDLVSITPLRLDLTDEATLADKLKNTKGK encoded by the coding sequence ATGAGAATCTTGATAACGAATGACGATGGTATATATAGCCCAGGAATAGCTGCTCTAGCAAAGGTGGCCAAGAAATTTGGACAGGTAAAGGTGGTAGCCCCCGATGTCGAGCAGTCGTCCATGGGACACGCCGTGACCCATTCGCGTCCATTAAGCTATAAAAAGTCACCTATAGAGTTTCAAGATATAGAAGCCTACCGGGTAAATGGTACCCCTGCTGATTGTGTGGCCATGGGTACCCACCTGTGGAGCGATGTAGATGTTGTCTTGTCGGGAATCAATATGGGTCCTAATTTAGGCAACTCTATGTGGCATTCGGGTACATTGGCCGCCGCGAAGCAAGCGGTGCTTTTTGGTATCAAGGGTATTGCCTTGAGCACCCCCGTAGGCAAGACTGAGCCTGATTTTGAAGCGTTGGAGTCGTATGTGGAGCAGGTATTGGAGTTGCTCTTGCCCAATATCGAGCTCGCTTTATATAATGTCAATTTCCCGCCCCATCCAACAGATATCGTATGGACGCGACAGTCCGTACGGCTATACGACGGCACTATTATACCGGGTACCGACCCCATGGGCCGCAAGCATTATTGGTTTACCGTATCGCCACTCGAAGCTGCCGATGAAGGTACCGATCGATGGGCAGTTGAAAATGACTTGGTCTCTATTACTCCCTTACGACTCGATTTGACCGATGAAGCGACCTTGGCCGACAAACTGAAAAATACGAAGGGTAAATAG
- a CDS encoding 2OG-Fe(II) oxygenase: MQDIIQRIETADWQRIAETMHQNGYAILSNLLTDQQCETLKAEYNNPATYRKTVVMERYRFGLGEYKYFKYPLPAVIDEIRTRIYPKLVPIANAWFNVLNIGTRFPSRHAELLEQCHENGQQQATVLILKYGPGGFNTLHQDLYGDVYFPIQIVLMLTEPDQDFTGGELVLTQQIPRAQSKAIVLTPKKGDVLIFTTNFKPEKGIKGYYRVNMKHGVSEVKTGERYTLGIIFHDAIS, from the coding sequence ATGCAAGATATCATCCAAAGAATAGAAACTGCAGACTGGCAAAGAATAGCCGAAACAATGCATCAAAACGGATATGCCATTTTATCAAACTTATTGACCGACCAGCAATGCGAGACGTTGAAAGCCGAATATAATAATCCTGCAACGTACAGAAAAACAGTGGTAATGGAACGGTATCGATTTGGATTAGGTGAATATAAATACTTCAAGTATCCATTGCCTGCTGTCATTGATGAAATCCGAACACGTATTTATCCGAAACTTGTACCGATTGCGAACGCTTGGTTCAACGTATTAAATATAGGCACACGGTTCCCGTCGCGCCACGCAGAACTATTAGAACAATGCCATGAAAATGGTCAACAGCAAGCTACTGTCCTAATCCTAAAATATGGGCCAGGAGGCTTCAACACCCTGCATCAAGATCTCTATGGCGATGTCTATTTCCCTATTCAAATCGTGCTGATGCTGACCGAGCCGGATCAAGATTTTACCGGGGGCGAATTGGTGTTAACGCAACAAATTCCGAGAGCGCAATCCAAAGCCATTGTCTTGACACCAAAGAAGGGCGATGTGCTTATTTTCACGACAAACTTCAAACCCGAAAAGGGAATAAAGGGCTACTATCGTGTCAACATGAAGCATGGAGTTAGTGAGGTAAAGACCGGCGAAAGATATACCCTGGGTATTATCTTTCATGATGCGATAAGTTAG
- a CDS encoding DUF4142 domain-containing protein codes for MKTILKTLSLCLAYVLVTFQVQAQDSTAVQPQRGDLDFAAKAMARNAFEIQAANIALQKSQNETIKHYAQMMVSDHTAAGEQLTTLVQQKNWELGKADDQKYEQMIQQLNDADAASFDQLYADLMAQTHTEAIELFKQAAEGNATTDNELKQFANEKIPGFQSHLDQIKTFKPTKMSTDIRDSVPNPKDTTHKKPLPKR; via the coding sequence ATGAAAACTATTCTCAAAACCCTCAGCTTATGTCTAGCCTATGTACTGGTTACATTCCAGGTGCAGGCACAAGACAGCACGGCAGTGCAGCCCCAAAGGGGGGACTTAGATTTTGCGGCCAAAGCCATGGCCAGAAATGCCTTCGAAATCCAGGCGGCTAATATAGCCCTTCAAAAATCTCAAAACGAGACCATAAAGCACTATGCGCAAATGATGGTCAGCGATCATACCGCGGCTGGTGAACAATTGACCACCCTCGTGCAACAAAAAAATTGGGAACTTGGAAAGGCAGATGACCAGAAATACGAGCAAATGATCCAACAACTGAATGATGCAGATGCAGCTTCTTTCGATCAGCTTTATGCCGATTTGATGGCCCAGACACATACAGAAGCCATCGAGCTTTTTAAACAAGCTGCTGAAGGCAATGCGACCACCGACAATGAATTAAAACAATTCGCCAATGAAAAGATACCGGGCTTTCAAAGTCATCTTGATCAGATTAAAACTTTCAAGCCGACTAAGATGAGCACCGACATACGCGACTCGGTCCCGAATCCAAAAGACACGACACATAAAAAACCCTTACCAAAACGGTAA
- a CDS encoding ferritin-like domain-containing protein — MYNENTTAEIINDLIEINNDRIEGYTTALEDLKGQEDIDLRSLFEDYIQQTRQFNSELAPLVVINGEEPTTGTRNSGKLHRLWLDVKATFSGHDRKSILEECERGEDASKKAYEEALKDSPHLPLNVVEIIGSQAEKQKAAHDRIRDLRDAAG; from the coding sequence ATGTATAACGAAAACACGACAGCAGAAATCATCAACGATTTAATTGAAATCAACAACGATCGTATTGAGGGCTACACCACAGCTTTAGAAGATTTAAAGGGCCAAGAAGATATCGACCTTCGTTCCTTGTTTGAGGATTATATCCAACAGACCCGTCAGTTCAATAGCGAACTGGCCCCTTTGGTCGTCATCAACGGCGAAGAGCCTACTACCGGTACCCGTAATTCGGGCAAACTTCACCGATTGTGGCTAGACGTCAAAGCGACCTTCAGTGGACACGACCGCAAGAGTATACTCGAAGAGTGCGAGCGCGGTGAAGATGCCAGTAAGAAAGCTTATGAAGAAGCGCTCAAGGATTCTCCCCATTTGCCGCTCAATGTGGTCGAAATTATTGGGAGCCAAGCCGAAAAGCAAAAGGCGGCTCACGATCGAATTCGAGATCTACGCGATGCGGCAGGATAA
- a CDS encoding DUF421 domain-containing protein: MLELRKIFLEGAEWDFVGEIVGRSVIMFIVILVILRLSGKKGVRQLTLFEVAIILSLGSAAGDPMFQEELPVIYALVVLFSVIVVYKLVTWLASKSVFINKILEGEAMVVVREGMFEMKHESDSDFSKMEFFSELRNQSVEHLGQVRTAVLEIDGTMSILFYPDEEVKYGLPLFPDAYQEATREQENVWVACMYCGGVISYIPPTRKCPRCQRDKWANAINTKRV, encoded by the coding sequence ATGTTGGAACTTCGAAAAATATTCTTGGAAGGTGCGGAGTGGGATTTTGTAGGGGAAATTGTCGGTCGTTCGGTGATTATGTTTATCGTGATATTGGTCATTCTCCGGCTGTCCGGCAAAAAAGGGGTAAGGCAATTGACGCTTTTCGAAGTCGCGATTATCCTCAGCCTGGGGTCGGCCGCTGGTGACCCTATGTTTCAGGAAGAGCTGCCGGTTATTTATGCACTGGTGGTGCTATTCTCGGTAATCGTGGTCTATAAACTCGTGACGTGGTTGGCCTCCAAGTCGGTCTTTATAAATAAAATATTGGAAGGGGAGGCTATGGTCGTAGTCAGGGAGGGGATGTTTGAAATGAAGCATGAAAGTGATAGCGATTTTTCTAAAATGGAATTTTTTTCTGAATTGCGAAACCAATCCGTCGAGCACCTAGGACAAGTGCGGACTGCGGTGTTGGAAATTGACGGCACCATGAGCATCCTGTTTTATCCGGACGAGGAGGTCAAATATGGCCTACCCCTTTTCCCGGATGCCTACCAAGAGGCAACTCGTGAACAGGAGAATGTATGGGTGGCATGTATGTATTGCGGCGGCGTAATCTCCTATATTCCCCCTACTCGAAAGTGTCCACGATGCCAACGGGATAAATGGGCAAATGCCATTAACACCAAAAGAGTGTAA
- a CDS encoding sensor histidine kinase: MGEILNNRSGGGAEQDMPPSLNHRKLKEWKEIEEFYTIFHDGPFGYVMTDGKGYIQRYNEIAAAILDAPDGNLKRKRVLDFLYEDGKKKMMALMGQHSLGWLTPLRLIKTKCPYNGSRLMTYFLKGFVGEGGKQCFCILLLRNDFRPDDEYLEQHEILYHTIVQTQEAERAAISASLHDTVAQYLYGIHLHLQHLQMNGAHDEAVLPVQQMLHEAIRLIRDFSNDLAPMLLRDNGLYMSIMQMVNKLSLPSFKIDAQVDEKVDALAADLQLSIFRIVQELINNGMRHAQATAMSIRINEMEAFRIEIEVVDNGNGFKIDENNEIVFGSGLRNIQNRVLLHGGELEIRRVKEGAAIVASLRTNLFLS; the protein is encoded by the coding sequence ATGGGAGAGATACTGAATAATAGGAGTGGTGGAGGTGCCGAACAGGATATGCCTCCGTCACTGAACCACCGAAAGCTAAAGGAATGGAAAGAAATTGAGGAATTTTATACCATATTTCACGATGGCCCCTTTGGCTATGTCATGACAGATGGGAAGGGGTATATTCAACGTTATAATGAAATCGCTGCAGCCATATTGGATGCTCCGGACGGAAATCTAAAGAGGAAGCGAGTGTTGGACTTTCTGTATGAGGATGGCAAGAAGAAAATGATGGCTTTGATGGGCCAACACTCTCTTGGATGGCTGACTCCGTTGCGACTCATAAAGACAAAATGCCCTTACAATGGGAGTCGACTGATGACTTATTTCTTGAAGGGATTTGTTGGGGAGGGAGGGAAACAATGCTTTTGCATCCTTTTACTTCGGAATGATTTTAGACCGGACGATGAATATCTGGAACAACATGAAATCTTATATCACACGATAGTACAGACGCAGGAAGCCGAGCGGGCAGCAATCAGTGCCTCCCTACATGATACAGTGGCTCAGTACTTATATGGTATACACTTACATCTGCAACACCTTCAAATGAATGGGGCGCATGACGAAGCTGTACTGCCCGTCCAACAGATGCTCCATGAAGCTATACGGCTGATTCGGGATTTTTCCAACGATCTGGCACCTATGCTCTTAAGAGATAATGGCTTGTATATGTCCATCATGCAAATGGTGAACAAGCTGTCGCTGCCCAGCTTTAAGATCGATGCGCAGGTAGACGAAAAAGTAGATGCGCTGGCTGCAGATTTGCAACTGAGTATATTCAGGATTGTACAAGAATTGATCAACAATGGGATGAGGCATGCCCAAGCGACGGCTATGTCTATTCGAATAAATGAAATGGAGGCATTCCGGATTGAAATAGAAGTTGTCGATAATGGAAATGGGTTTAAAATAGACGAAAATAATGAAATCGTATTTGGTTCTGGGCTTAGAAATATTCAAAATCGGGTGTTATTGCACGGGGGCGAGCTGGAGATTCGACGTGTAAAGGAAGGCGCAGCTATCGTGGCCAGCTTGCGAACGAATCTTTTTTTGAGTTGA
- a CDS encoding sensor histidine kinase produces MNTKKTDGEAVISASPYIPSARPEQYSLFEQEAERDQLCFDIFFKEGPFGLILLDRYFQLFKVNSRLEHMLGRDASEMMGRLIFEYLTEEDALSFKSILQNSKTLVSPLLVSLGLIRKGNNIVMTDAYVRKYKTKLGEDQYCILLFEKEFCPNRQLLELKQEVYDAIIITQEQERQDIGNFLHDSVAQLLYAARLNLQHFVLEYDYRERIVPVKKMLNEAIHQIRNLSMDLVPSVLNDFGLKAALKTMAERIAIPGFEVTALVQEKCETLPDGLKLAIYRIVQELLNNCMKHAMATKVRVKISWAQDTIVVEVTDNGKGFAKELEECVQEGSGLRNIKSRIHLYNGDIKIKANKIGSTVLVNLQVT; encoded by the coding sequence ATGAACACGAAAAAGACTGATGGGGAAGCTGTCATCTCAGCGTCACCGTATATTCCATCGGCTAGGCCGGAACAATATTCTCTTTTTGAACAAGAGGCTGAACGAGATCAGCTATGTTTTGATATCTTCTTCAAAGAAGGACCATTTGGACTTATTTTGTTAGATCGGTATTTTCAGCTGTTTAAAGTCAATTCGAGATTGGAGCATATGTTGGGGCGGGATGCTTCGGAAATGATGGGCAGGCTCATATTTGAGTATCTTACCGAAGAGGACGCGCTAAGTTTTAAATCTATTTTGCAGAATAGTAAAACGTTAGTAAGTCCGCTTTTGGTCAGTCTCGGATTGATTAGGAAAGGTAATAATATTGTGATGACAGATGCCTATGTCCGTAAATACAAGACGAAACTTGGCGAAGATCAGTACTGCATCCTGCTATTCGAAAAAGAATTTTGCCCAAATAGACAGTTACTGGAGCTGAAGCAGGAGGTATATGATGCTATTATCATCACGCAAGAACAGGAAAGACAAGACATAGGAAATTTTTTGCATGATAGTGTGGCACAACTGCTCTATGCTGCACGGCTAAACCTCCAACATTTTGTACTAGAATATGACTATCGAGAGCGTATCGTACCTGTCAAGAAGATGTTGAATGAGGCTATCCACCAGATCCGAAATCTGTCTATGGATTTGGTTCCTTCTGTACTGAATGACTTCGGCCTCAAAGCAGCATTGAAGACAATGGCCGAGCGAATAGCGATTCCGGGATTTGAGGTGACGGCACTGGTCCAAGAAAAATGCGAAACACTACCCGATGGCCTCAAGTTGGCTATCTATAGGATTGTACAAGAACTGCTAAATAATTGTATGAAACACGCGATGGCGACCAAAGTCCGAGTGAAGATATCTTGGGCGCAAGATACAATAGTTGTTGAGGTAACCGACAATGGCAAAGGCTTCGCTAAGGAGCTCGAAGAATGTGTGCAGGAGGGCTCGGGTTTGCGCAATATAAAAAGTAGGATCCATCTGTATAATGGAGATATTAAAATCAAAGCCAATAAAATTGGTAGCACAGTGTTGGTCAATTTGCAAGTAACATAA
- a CDS encoding response regulator transcription factor has translation MKKIKIMLAEDHLVVRNGIKLLLDSQDNFEVVGEVGSGKEILDLLSAGVETDILITDLGMHNVDGIQLIKEVKARNLAIKVIVLTMLDCEQHVAKSFECGAKAYLVKNVAAEELIFCVNHVAKGGRFLCEELMIKFIDKLIEKNATQINKIDPAELDLSSRELEVLELLGEGLTNLEISKRLFLSKRTVEGHRQSLIDKTKSKNTPALIKFALQNGLIH, from the coding sequence ATGAAGAAAATCAAGATTATGCTCGCCGAAGACCATTTAGTGGTCCGGAATGGAATCAAGTTGCTGCTGGACTCTCAGGATAACTTTGAAGTAGTGGGTGAAGTGGGGAGTGGAAAGGAGATATTGGATTTGCTATCTGCAGGGGTAGAGACAGATATCCTCATCACCGACCTAGGTATGCACAATGTGGATGGTATCCAGCTGATTAAAGAAGTAAAAGCACGTAATCTGGCTATTAAAGTGATTGTGCTGACGATGTTGGATTGTGAACAACATGTGGCCAAGTCCTTTGAATGTGGTGCAAAAGCCTATTTGGTCAAAAACGTTGCGGCCGAAGAGCTTATATTCTGTGTCAATCATGTGGCAAAAGGGGGGCGATTCCTCTGTGAGGAATTGATGATTAAATTTATAGACAAGCTTATCGAAAAGAACGCTACGCAGATAAATAAGATAGACCCAGCAGAGCTAGACCTGTCTTCACGAGAGTTGGAAGTACTGGAACTGCTGGGCGAAGGGTTGACTAATCTGGAAATCTCCAAACGTTTATTTTTGAGCAAGCGAACAGTAGAAGGGCATCGTCAAAGCTTGATTGACAAGACTAAATCTAAAAATACCCCGGCGCTGATTAAATTTGCCCTTCAAAACGGCCTGATTCATTAG
- a CDS encoding SDR family oxidoreductase — protein MADYINHNNNPAEKYPAPPFGRQAQSPPGLERLLDPKADHGETSYRGNGLLIGKKAVITGADSGIGKAIAIAYAREGADILVSYLNEEEDALDTKKWVEHAGRQAILVPGDIRSEKHCHHLIAKATEEWGGIDILVNNAAYQRTYKDFGSIQADEWREVFDTNVHAMFYLCYEALPFMLAGSSIINTTSVNAYHPNPILLPYAATKAAIQNFTANMAQMMLEADNGIRVNAVAPGPVWTPLIPSTIPEHENFGKDTPMGRPGQPVEIAPIFVFLASEAASYISGATIPATGGKIAF, from the coding sequence ATGGCAGATTATATAAATCATAACAACAATCCTGCGGAGAAATATCCTGCGCCTCCCTTTGGACGGCAGGCGCAGTCTCCTCCCGGGTTGGAGCGTCTACTTGATCCTAAAGCCGATCACGGTGAGACCTCTTACAGAGGGAACGGCCTGTTGATAGGAAAGAAAGCGGTAATTACGGGGGCTGATTCTGGAATAGGAAAAGCTATTGCAATTGCTTATGCGAGGGAAGGGGCCGATATTTTGGTTTCTTACCTCAATGAGGAAGAGGATGCGCTCGATACAAAAAAGTGGGTAGAGCATGCCGGGCGTCAAGCTATATTGGTGCCTGGTGATATTCGATCCGAGAAGCATTGCCATCACCTTATTGCGAAAGCCACCGAAGAATGGGGCGGTATCGATATTCTAGTAAATAATGCAGCTTATCAGCGGACGTATAAAGATTTTGGGTCTATTCAGGCTGACGAATGGCGAGAGGTCTTCGATACGAATGTACACGCCATGTTTTATTTGTGTTATGAAGCACTGCCCTTTATGTTGGCGGGGAGTAGTATCATCAATACCACATCTGTCAATGCCTACCACCCCAATCCGATATTGCTACCTTATGCCGCGACCAAGGCTGCCATCCAAAATTTCACAGCGAATATGGCGCAGATGATGTTGGAGGCCGACAATGGAATCCGGGTCAATGCTGTAGCACCAGGACCTGTATGGACACCCTTGATTCCGTCAACGATTCCCGAGCACGAAAACTTCGGGAAAGATACCCCGATGGGACGGCCCGGGCAGCCAGTTGAGATAGCTCCGATATTTGTCTTCTTGGCATCTGAAGCCGCATCTTATATTTCGGGAGCAACTATTCCCGCTACGGGTGGAAAAATAGCGTTCTAA
- a CDS encoding CinA family protein produces MEINSEKLNLCGEYFSKNELKLVLAESMTAGFVASVISLEQHAGDYFLGSVVCYHDEMKKQALQIDADLLDKYGGVSAEVTAALVKGLQRVYRPDIAIAITGFASACGETTDKNPVGTVFINMQFENFGFSKKCLFKGLPEEIIKATTNEIIENLYETIQVFQTVQKCKL; encoded by the coding sequence ATGGAAATCAATTCAGAAAAACTTAACCTATGTGGTGAGTACTTTTCCAAGAACGAATTGAAATTAGTGTTGGCAGAGAGTATGACGGCCGGATTTGTCGCCTCTGTCATCAGTCTGGAGCAGCATGCAGGGGATTATTTTCTAGGTTCTGTAGTGTGCTACCACGACGAGATGAAAAAGCAGGCACTGCAAATTGATGCTGATTTGTTGGATAAGTATGGTGGCGTTTCTGCGGAAGTAACAGCTGCATTGGTGAAAGGCCTCCAACGGGTCTACAGGCCAGATATTGCGATCGCAATCACAGGATTTGCCTCCGCGTGTGGAGAGACTACGGACAAGAACCCTGTAGGGACCGTATTTATCAATATGCAGTTTGAGAATTTTGGATTTTCTAAAAAATGTCTATTTAAAGGTTTGCCAGAGGAGATCATAAAAGCAACGACCAACGAAATCATCGAAAATCTTTATGAAACGATACAGGTCTTCCAGACTGTTCAAAAATGTAAATTGTAA